From bacterium, a single genomic window includes:
- the uvrA gene encoding excinuclease ABC subunit UvrA: MEQDILIKGAREHNLKNIDVRIPRNKLVVITGLSGSGKSSLAFDTLYAEGQRRYMESLSAYARQFMGAMEKPDVDFIEGLSPAIAIEQRTSSRNPRSTVATVTEIYDYLRVLFARVGKPFCPNCGIPISKMSTDQIIDTLLLHPEGTKLTILAPKVRGRKGEYRDIWPKLIRKGFVRVRVDGQVIALDNPPELVKYKQHTIEIVVDRLVIKSNMRKRLADSVELALSEGEGICTVLIDDSKEQTYSQSLACVECGFAYPEISPRLFSFNSPFGACPACHGLGTQMEIDPDRLIANPSLSIMEGTLVPWGEPQGWSLAFLKAVSKQYGFDLETPWVDLPEDAKKVIFYGSKEPVKIKYEGRSGHRYEGEEYFEGIANNLMRLHKETDSDYRRRYIEGFMSILPCPVCGGDRLKPEALSVRIGSINIRDVTRLSIKKATEFFNSLKLNRQDKAIAGEVVKEILDRLGFLLEVGVDYLTLDRTADTLAGGEEQRVRLATQIGSRLVGVIYILDEPTIGLHPRDNRRLLATLHKLRDLGNTVVVVEHDRETIESADYIIDLGPGAGAKGGKIIAEGTPDDIKSSIRSLTGRYLTGKCHVAVPSERRKNSKEKLTIKGARHNNLKEIDVDFPLGLFVCVTGVSGSGKSSLVSDILYRALARKFYRSRTKPGDHDSIEGLEYIDKVINIDQSPIGRTPRSNPATYTQAFGPIRELFSKTKEARIRGYGSGRFSFNVRGGRCERCSGDGTLRIEMHFLPDVYVPCEVCQGKRYNKETLEVRFKNKNIAEVLEMTVDEGLDFFADIPPVERKLRLLKDVGLGYIKLGQSAPSLSGGEAQRIKLAKELSKIPKGHTVYILDEPTTGLHFEDVRMLLGVLQRLVEKQNTVIVIEHNLDVIKTADWVIDLGPEGGDAGGRIIASGPPEEIAKTVNSHTGLFLKEML, encoded by the coding sequence ATGGAACAGGATATTCTCATAAAGGGTGCGCGAGAGCATAACCTGAAAAATATAGACGTGAGGATCCCGCGTAACAAGCTTGTTGTAATAACAGGGCTTTCAGGCTCAGGAAAATCAAGTCTAGCCTTTGATACGCTTTATGCAGAAGGTCAGCGCAGATATATGGAATCCCTTTCCGCCTACGCAAGACAATTCATGGGAGCAATGGAAAAACCTGATGTAGACTTTATCGAAGGCCTTTCTCCCGCTATAGCGATTGAACAAAGAACATCATCCAGAAACCCCCGTTCTACGGTCGCAACGGTAACCGAGATATATGATTATCTGAGAGTCCTTTTCGCAAGAGTAGGCAAGCCTTTCTGCCCCAACTGCGGCATCCCAATCTCTAAGATGTCTACGGATCAAATCATTGATACACTGCTCTTACATCCTGAAGGAACGAAGCTGACTATCCTTGCGCCAAAAGTAAGAGGCAGAAAAGGCGAGTACCGCGATATCTGGCCTAAGTTAATCAGAAAAGGATTCGTCAGGGTCAGGGTGGACGGTCAAGTTATAGCTTTAGATAATCCGCCTGAGCTTGTAAAATACAAGCAGCATACTATCGAGATAGTTGTAGACCGTCTGGTAATCAAATCCAATATGAGAAAAAGACTCGCCGATTCAGTCGAGCTAGCTCTTTCTGAAGGAGAAGGCATTTGCACTGTCTTGATAGACGATTCTAAAGAGCAGACATATAGTCAATCTCTTGCATGCGTAGAGTGCGGTTTTGCTTATCCAGAGATATCTCCAAGACTCTTTTCATTCAACTCTCCCTTCGGCGCCTGTCCAGCCTGTCACGGCCTTGGCACGCAGATGGAAATTGATCCTGACCGTCTAATTGCCAATCCCTCACTTTCTATAATGGAAGGAACGCTTGTTCCATGGGGCGAGCCGCAGGGATGGTCGCTTGCGTTTCTTAAGGCTGTTTCAAAACAATACGGTTTCGATCTGGAAACACCGTGGGTTGATCTTCCCGAGGATGCAAAAAAAGTCATTTTCTACGGTTCCAAGGAACCGGTTAAAATCAAATACGAAGGCAGATCAGGTCACCGATACGAAGGAGAGGAGTATTTTGAGGGAATCGCAAACAACCTCATGCGCCTTCATAAGGAAACAGATTCGGATTATCGAAGAAGATACATCGAAGGTTTTATGTCTATTCTACCATGCCCTGTTTGCGGCGGCGACAGGCTAAAACCTGAGGCTCTATCGGTCAGGATAGGCAGCATAAATATACGGGATGTAACGCGTCTTTCCATCAAGAAGGCGACAGAATTCTTTAATAGTCTTAAGTTAAACAGGCAAGACAAGGCTATTGCCGGTGAAGTCGTAAAAGAGATACTTGACAGGCTAGGATTCCTTCTGGAAGTCGGAGTAGACTACCTTACTCTCGATAGAACTGCTGACACACTCGCCGGCGGAGAAGAACAAAGGGTAAGACTTGCAACACAGATAGGTTCCAGACTCGTAGGAGTGATATACATACTCGACGAACCTACAATAGGATTACACCCAAGGGATAACAGACGCCTTTTGGCAACACTTCACAAACTCAGGGATTTGGGCAATACCGTCGTAGTTGTTGAACACGACAGGGAGACCATAGAATCGGCGGATTACATTATTGACCTTGGTCCAGGAGCAGGCGCAAAAGGAGGAAAAATAATTGCGGAGGGCACTCCAGATGATATCAAATCTTCAATTCGCTCGCTTACAGGCAGATATCTCACGGGCAAGTGCCATGTAGCCGTACCTTCAGAAAGAAGAAAAAACTCAAAGGAAAAATTGACTATAAAGGGAGCAAGACACAATAATCTGAAGGAAATCGATGTTGATTTTCCACTAGGTCTTTTTGTTTGCGTAACAGGTGTATCCGGTTCGGGCAAATCCTCACTCGTTTCTGACATTCTCTATCGCGCACTAGCGCGGAAATTTTATCGGTCACGCACAAAACCGGGGGATCACGACTCCATCGAAGGCCTTGAGTACATAGACAAAGTCATTAACATAGACCAGTCGCCGATAGGAAGAACGCCGCGCTCCAATCCTGCGACCTACACTCAGGCATTTGGCCCTATCAGAGAACTCTTCTCGAAAACAAAGGAAGCGCGCATTCGCGGTTACGGTTCAGGAAGATTCAGCTTCAACGTCAGAGGCGGGAGATGCGAACGATGTTCAGGTGACGGAACGTTAAGGATAGAGATGCACTTCCTACCTGATGTTTATGTCCCTTGCGAGGTATGCCAAGGAAAGCGCTACAACAAGGAAACACTGGAGGTGCGTTTTAAAAACAAGAATATTGCTGAAGTTCTTGAGATGACAGTAGATGAAGGGCTTGATTTCTTTGCAGATATTCCGCCTGTTGAACGCAAATTGAGACTTTTGAAAGACGTAGGCCTTGGTTATATAAAACTTGGACAGTCTGCGCCTTCCCTTTCAGGCGGAGAAGCTCAGCGAATAAAACTTGCCAAGGAGTTATCGAAAATACCGAAGGGGCACACCGTTTATATACTCGATGAACCTACGACAGGGCTGCATTTCGAAGACGTCCGCATGCTGCTCGGCGTTCTTCAAAGGCTTGTAGAAAAGCAAAACACGGTAATAGTTATCGAACATAATCTCGACGTCATTAAAACCGCAGACTGGGTGATTGACCTCGGTCCAGAAGGCGGAGACGCCGGGGGCAGGATTATCGCCAGCGGTCCTCCTGAGGAGATTGCAAAAACCGTGAACTCGCATACCGGTCTCTTCCTTAAGGAAATGCTTTGA
- a CDS encoding HD domain-containing protein: MRKLLSLKKDKEIYVVGGAVRDIVLGKNILDIDFALKGSGMAFAEEAARKLKGAFVPLSEKDDEARVVINKELVLDFKGFTDTLIQDLTARDFTINAIALSLDNVVSSKSFSPIDPFEGLKDIEKKRIKTVSRDSIKNDPLRILRAYRFKSQLGFEISHSLEKEAETTSLKDVARERISYELKIILQAQKTYPIINRLIATGLLEQIFPFPDFFRDYAVRAHSLMVFERLEHILNHKHFPPLINDIIERINSAPEKRSLLKLTALFHDVSKPETLIKDKDGSMHFYGHDTRGAKKMLWTLSKILRFSNAESEYVEQSIARHMHLHLLATSQELTERAMRRYMRMCGSVAEDVMILDLADGFATAGRTRHLEKTITSILELASQDAKRSEFKPYVNGNDLIEIGLKPGPIFKIILAELEELQWENKIQNKDEGIAHVKERLESGEYTMSAEPADDSLK, encoded by the coding sequence TTGAGAAAACTTTTATCCCTGAAAAAAGACAAAGAGATATACGTCGTCGGCGGAGCAGTACGCGATATTGTATTGGGCAAGAACATCCTTGATATCGACTTTGCCCTGAAGGGTTCGGGAATGGCATTCGCCGAGGAGGCAGCGCGTAAGCTGAAAGGCGCTTTTGTTCCACTTTCCGAAAAAGATGACGAGGCCAGGGTCGTAATCAACAAAGAACTTGTTCTTGATTTCAAAGGTTTTACTGATACTTTAATACAGGATCTTACAGCACGGGATTTCACAATAAATGCGATAGCTCTATCGCTTGATAATGTTGTCTCATCAAAAAGCTTTTCCCCTATTGATCCATTTGAAGGATTAAAGGACATTGAAAAAAAACGGATAAAAACCGTAAGCCGGGATTCAATCAAGAATGATCCATTGAGAATCCTAAGAGCTTACCGATTCAAGTCTCAGCTTGGGTTTGAAATCTCGCACAGTTTGGAAAAAGAAGCGGAGACTACTTCGCTCAAAGATGTTGCTAGAGAAAGGATTTCTTACGAACTAAAGATCATCCTTCAGGCTCAAAAAACATATCCTATCATTAACCGGTTGATTGCTACCGGGTTGCTTGAACAGATTTTCCCTTTTCCGGATTTCTTTAGGGATTATGCGGTTCGGGCGCACTCTTTAATGGTGTTTGAAAGACTAGAACATATTCTTAACCACAAGCATTTCCCTCCGTTGATAAATGATATCATCGAAAGAATAAACAGCGCTCCTGAAAAGCGTTCGCTTCTGAAACTCACAGCTCTGTTCCACGACGTATCAAAGCCTGAAACTTTAATAAAGGATAAGGATGGGTCTATGCATTTTTACGGTCATGACACAAGGGGAGCTAAGAAGATGCTCTGGACCCTTTCAAAGATACTTAGGTTTTCTAATGCCGAATCCGAATATGTCGAGCAGTCGATTGCACGACACATGCACCTGCATCTTTTAGCAACATCCCAGGAGCTGACTGAAAGAGCCATGCGAAGATACATGCGAATGTGCGGTTCGGTCGCCGAAGACGTCATGATACTCGATCTTGCTGACGGTTTTGCCACGGCAGGAAGGACAAGACATCTTGAGAAAACTATCACATCGATACTGGAACTTGCTTCACAGGACGCAAAAAGGTCCGAATTCAAGCCCTATGTAAATGGAAATGATCTTATCGAAATTGGATTAAAGCCTGGACCGATATTCAAGATTATTCTTGCAGAATTGGAGGAGTTACAATGGGAGAATAAAATCCAAAACAAGGATGAGGGCATCGCTCATGTAAAAGAAAGGCTTGAAAGCGGGGAATACACAATGAGCGCAGAACCTGCAGACGATTCACTGAAATAA
- a CDS encoding glutathione transferase, whose protein sequence is MITGVNHVTLSVRDLDVSFDFYTKILGIKPRAKWLQGAYLEAGKIWIALIVDKKMRTHNNPEYSHLALSVKPKDFGPISKRIRESGAKIWHRNTTEGPSIYFLDPDGHKLEIHVGDLKTRLIWAKTNPWKGLEFFNNNYQSQWFFLP, encoded by the coding sequence ATGATCACTGGAGTGAACCACGTAACGCTTTCCGTAAGAGACCTGGATGTCTCATTTGACTTCTACACTAAGATACTCGGGATAAAACCGCGAGCAAAATGGTTACAAGGCGCCTACCTCGAAGCAGGAAAAATATGGATTGCGCTCATTGTAGATAAGAAGATGCGAACCCACAACAATCCAGAATATAGCCACTTAGCCCTCAGCGTCAAGCCAAAGGATTTCGGTCCAATTAGTAAAAGAATAAGGGAATCCGGAGCCAAGATATGGCACCGCAATACGACTGAGGGGCCCTCCATCTATTTCCTTGACCCCGACGGCCATAAATTAGAGATTCATGTTGGTGATCTGAAGACTCGACTTATATGGGCAAAAACTAATCCATGGAAAGGACTTGAGTTCTTCAACAACAATTATCAGAGCCAATGGTTTTTTCTACCTTGA
- the sppA gene encoding signal peptide peptidase SppA, which yields MKKLFLLIILASLAGCEGERLGMIKIEGTIVSSEETVKNLKTFEEDPSIKGVLVVVNSPGGGVGASQEIFEAIKSLKDKGKKVVVSMSSLAASGGYYVSLPADKIVALPSTITGSIGVILNFPVYKGLMDKLGIQVYTVKSRENKDIGSGTREPKETDTLLLKQMIDDVYEQFVDEVVLWRNLPKDSVWAIADGRVLSGRQACKLGLVDTLGSREVAHKILAELCEMEGTPKLVEIPKKRSLWEEIMESRIGDFFTPTLRYELQFR from the coding sequence ATGAAGAAACTTTTTCTTCTCATAATACTCGCTTCTCTTGCGGGATGCGAGGGCGAAAGACTGGGAATGATCAAGATTGAGGGAACTATCGTTTCCTCGGAGGAGACGGTGAAAAACCTCAAGACTTTCGAGGAAGACCCATCCATAAAAGGCGTGTTGGTGGTAGTTAACTCCCCGGGAGGCGGCGTCGGTGCAAGCCAGGAGATCTTCGAGGCAATAAAAAGCCTCAAGGATAAAGGCAAAAAGGTCGTGGTTTCGATGTCGAGTCTTGCGGCATCCGGTGGATATTACGTTTCGTTGCCTGCTGACAAAATCGTTGCGCTTCCCTCCACCATTACCGGCTCAATAGGCGTAATCCTTAATTTTCCGGTTTACAAAGGTCTTATGGACAAGCTTGGAATTCAGGTGTATACGGTTAAATCGAGAGAAAATAAAGACATAGGTTCAGGAACCAGAGAACCAAAGGAAACCGATACCTTGCTCTTAAAACAAATGATTGACGATGTCTATGAACAATTTGTCGATGAAGTCGTTCTTTGGAGAAACCTACCGAAAGATAGTGTATGGGCAATCGCGGATGGAAGGGTTCTTTCAGGCAGACAAGCCTGCAAACTGGGTCTTGTGGATACCCTAGGTTCAAGAGAAGTAGCCCACAAGATTCTAGCCGAGTTGTGTGAAATGGAAGGTACCCCCAAATTAGTTGAGATACCTAAGAAACGCTCCTTATGGGAGGAGATAATGGAATCAAGAATAGGCGACTTTTTTACACCCACCCTTAGATATGAACTTCAATTCAGGTAA